AAGTGCTGTTCTCGCAGGGCTTCGGCGCGCGGCGCGAATGCGAGGGGCTGATCGTCTCGGGTCATGTCACGCTCGGCGGCCAGGTCGTCGACGATCCGTTCATGGAGGTGGAGACCCAGGGACTGGTGTTCGCCGTGCGCGGCGAGCAGTGGCCGTATCACGCGAAAGCCGTCATCGTGATGAACAAGCCGGCCGGCTACGAGTGCTCGCAGAAGCCGCGTCACCATGAGAGCGTCTACAGCCTGCTGCCGGCGCCGCTGCGCCGGCGCGACGTGCAGACGGTCGGACGCCTCGACGAGGACACCACCGGGCTGCTGCTGTTCACCGACGACGGTGCGCTGATCCACCGCTGGACCTCGCCCAAGCGGCATCTGCCGAAGGTGTACGAGGTCGGCTGCAAGCACCCGGTAAGCGACGGGCAGGCCGGGCAGCTGGCCGCCGGCGTCACGCTGCTCGACGACCCGGTGCCGGTGCGCGCCGCCGCGGTCGAGGTCACCGGCGAACGGCCGGACGGCCTGCACGGCCTGCGCCTGGTGCTCACCGAAGGCAAGTACCACCAGGTCAAGCGCATGGTCGCCGCGGTGGGCAACCGCGTCGAGGCGCTGCACCGCAGCGCCTTCGGCGGCCTGACCCTGCCGGCCGACCTGGCGCCCGGCCAGTGGCGGTGGATCGCAGACCCTGCCGCGATCGCGGCACCATCCTGAGCCGCCGTCGGCTCGCATCCTCACGCCCGGCGCACGGGATAATTGCCAGCATGCAAGTCTTCCGCGGCTTCCACCATCCCGGCATCGCCCCGGCTTGTGCGTTGACCATCGGCAACTTCGACGGCGTCCATCGGGGCCACCAGGCCATGCTGGCGCTGCTGCACAACGAAGCGCGGCACCGGGGGCTTCCGTCCTGCGTGATGACCTTCGAGCCGCATCCGCGCGACCACTTCGCGCGCCTGGCCGGCAAGCCCGAGCTGGCCCCGGCGCGCATCGCCACGCTGCGCGACAAGCTGTCGGAGCTGGAGCGGGTCGGCGTCGACCAGGTGGTGGTGCTGCGCTTCGACACCCGGCTGGCATCGCTGCCGCCGCAGGCCTTCATCGACCAGGTGCTGGTGCAAGGGCTTGGCGCGCGCTATGTGCTGGTCGGCGATGACTTCCGCTTCGGCGCCAAGCGCGCCGGCGACTACGCGATGCTCGACGCCGCCGGCC
The Piscinibacter sp. XHJ-5 DNA segment above includes these coding regions:
- a CDS encoding 16S rRNA pseudouridine(516) synthase, yielding MKLAQVLFSQGFGARRECEGLIVSGHVTLGGQVVDDPFMEVETQGLVFAVRGEQWPYHAKAVIVMNKPAGYECSQKPRHHESVYSLLPAPLRRRDVQTVGRLDEDTTGLLLFTDDGALIHRWTSPKRHLPKVYEVGCKHPVSDGQAGQLAAGVTLLDDPVPVRAAAVEVTGERPDGLHGLRLVLTEGKYHQVKRMVAAVGNRVEALHRSAFGGLTLPADLAPGQWRWIADPAAIAAPS